One segment of Phaeacidiphilus oryzae TH49 DNA contains the following:
- a CDS encoding DUF1707 SHOCT-like domain-containing protein, with translation MSDAEPVRRRSAQPPADRRAEAGLRAAHADREAVAERLREAAGDGRLTMEEFEERLERALTAKTYGELEPLVADLPETATAPRRPEDRPLVLRTGASNLRQDGYWRVPSRIDATVGMGNIRIDFTRADCPHREVVLKVKVGMGNIVVLVPRGWEVRSEGTVTGMGNVVNRVRERPDPGAPVLRLTGRVLMGNVKVRHPSRFEVWWQRHG, from the coding sequence ATGAGCGATGCCGAGCCCGTTCGCAGGAGATCCGCACAGCCGCCGGCCGACCGTCGGGCCGAAGCCGGGCTCAGGGCCGCCCACGCCGACCGGGAGGCCGTCGCCGAGCGGCTGCGGGAGGCCGCCGGGGACGGGCGGCTGACCATGGAGGAGTTCGAGGAACGGCTGGAGCGCGCGCTCACCGCGAAGACCTACGGCGAGCTCGAACCGCTGGTCGCGGACCTCCCGGAGACCGCGACCGCACCGCGCCGGCCGGAGGACCGGCCGCTGGTCCTCCGCACCGGGGCCAGCAACCTGCGGCAGGACGGCTACTGGCGGGTGCCCTCGCGCATCGACGCCACGGTGGGCATGGGCAACATCCGGATCGACTTCACCCGCGCCGACTGCCCGCACCGCGAGGTCGTCCTCAAGGTGAAGGTGGGGATGGGCAACATCGTGGTCCTGGTGCCGCGCGGCTGGGAGGTCCGCAGCGAGGGGACGGTGACCGGGATGGGCAATGTGGTCAACCGGGTGCGCGAGCGGCCCGATCCCGGTGCCCCGGTACTGCGGCTGACCGGCCGGGTGCTGATGGGCAATGTGAAGGTGCGGCATCCCAGCCGCTTCGAGGTCTGGTGGCAGCGCCACGGTTGA
- a CDS encoding DMT family transporter codes for MAWFLVVLAGLFETGFAVLLKQSNSFSRPWPTAGFAACALISFGLLTLALRHLEVGPAYAAWTGIGAAGAALVGIWLLAESASPVKLLAIALILTGVVLLYLGGVTP; via the coding sequence ATGGCCTGGTTCTTGGTCGTGCTGGCCGGTCTGTTCGAGACCGGCTTCGCCGTGCTGCTCAAGCAGAGCAACAGCTTCTCCCGGCCGTGGCCCACCGCCGGCTTCGCGGCCTGCGCGCTGATCAGCTTCGGGTTGCTGACCCTCGCCCTGCGGCATCTGGAGGTCGGTCCGGCGTACGCCGCCTGGACGGGCATCGGGGCGGCCGGGGCCGCGCTGGTCGGCATCTGGCTGCTGGCGGAGTCCGCCTCGCCGGTCAAGCTCCTCGCGATCGCCCTCATCCTGACCGGGGTCGTCCTCCTCTATCTCGGGGGCGTCACGCCGTGA
- a CDS encoding phytoene desaturase family protein, with product MSPSSPHAQPARPSRPSRASYDAVIVGGGHNGLVAAAYLARAGRSVLVLERQDHTGGAAVSAQAFAGLDARLSRYSYLVSLLPDTIVEDLGLRFRTQRRRIASYTPAVVDGRATGLLVGADEAGTRRSFRELTGSDREFDAWQRFYGMIQRVAARIAPTLTGPLPGRAELERIVDDREAWEALFQRPLGEAVEARFSHDLVRGVVLTDALIGTFTHAHDESLRQNRCFLYHVIGNGTGEWNVPVGGMGALTGALAEAARAAGAEILVGHEVAGIATDGAAAEVRYRAQDGDERVVGAASVLANVAPSTLARLLGEEPHPDRPAPEGAQLKVNMLLRRLPRLRDRAVDPRDAFAGTFHIAESYQQLEAAYREAAAGRIPGTAPSEIYCHSLTDPSILGPDLVAKGYHTLTLFGLHMPARLFAGREGREADSAREEALRAALAPLDACLEEPIADCLALDADGRPCIEAKTPLDLEAALGLPAGHIFHRDLSFPYGGEGSGRWGVETAHPNVLLCGAGAIRGGGVSGIPGHNAAMALLGR from the coding sequence ATGTCCCCGTCCTCCCCCCATGCCCAGCCCGCCCGGCCCTCCCGGCCCTCCCGCGCCTCCTACGACGCGGTGATCGTGGGCGGTGGCCACAACGGCCTGGTGGCCGCCGCGTACCTGGCCCGCGCCGGGCGCAGTGTCCTGGTCCTGGAGCGGCAGGACCACACCGGCGGCGCGGCCGTCTCGGCCCAGGCCTTCGCGGGGCTGGACGCCCGGCTCTCCCGCTACTCGTACCTGGTCAGCCTGCTGCCGGACACCATCGTCGAGGATCTCGGCCTGCGGTTCCGTACGCAGCGGCGCCGGATCGCCTCGTACACCCCCGCCGTGGTGGACGGCCGGGCGACCGGCCTGCTGGTGGGCGCCGACGAGGCGGGCACCCGTCGGTCCTTCCGCGAACTCACCGGCTCGGACCGGGAGTTCGACGCCTGGCAGCGCTTCTACGGGATGATCCAGCGGGTCGCCGCCCGGATCGCCCCCACCCTCACCGGACCGCTGCCGGGGCGGGCCGAGCTGGAGCGGATCGTCGACGACCGGGAGGCCTGGGAGGCGCTCTTCCAGCGACCGCTCGGCGAGGCCGTCGAGGCGCGCTTCTCGCACGACCTGGTGCGGGGCGTGGTCCTGACCGATGCGCTGATCGGCACCTTCACCCACGCCCACGACGAGTCGCTGCGGCAGAACCGCTGCTTCCTCTACCACGTGATCGGCAACGGCACCGGGGAGTGGAACGTCCCGGTCGGCGGGATGGGCGCGCTCACCGGCGCGCTGGCCGAGGCCGCGCGGGCGGCGGGCGCCGAGATCCTGGTGGGCCACGAGGTGGCGGGGATCGCCACCGACGGCGCCGCCGCCGAGGTGCGCTACCGCGCTCAGGACGGTGACGAGCGGGTGGTGGGCGCGGCCTCGGTGCTGGCGAACGTCGCCCCGAGCACCCTCGCCCGGCTGCTGGGCGAGGAGCCGCACCCGGACCGGCCGGCTCCGGAGGGGGCGCAGCTGAAGGTCAACATGCTGCTGCGCCGCCTGCCGCGCCTGCGCGACCGGGCGGTCGACCCCCGGGACGCCTTCGCCGGCACCTTCCATATCGCCGAGTCCTACCAGCAGTTGGAGGCCGCCTACCGGGAGGCAGCGGCGGGCCGGATCCCGGGGACGGCGCCGTCCGAGATCTACTGCCATTCGCTCACCGATCCGTCGATCCTCGGACCGGACCTGGTGGCGAAGGGGTACCACACCCTCACCCTCTTCGGACTGCACATGCCCGCCCGGCTCTTCGCGGGCCGGGAGGGACGGGAGGCCGACTCGGCGCGCGAGGAGGCGCTGCGCGCCGCCCTGGCCCCGCTGGACGCCTGCCTGGAGGAGCCGATCGCGGACTGCCTGGCGCTGGACGCCGACGGCCGCCCCTGCATCGAGGCGAAGACCCCGCTGGACCTGGAGGCCGCTCTCGGCCTGCCCGCCGGCCACATCTTCCACCGCGACCTCTCCTTTCCCTACGGCGGCGAGGGGAGTGGCCGCTGGGGTGTGGAGACCGCCCACCCGAACGTCCTGCTGTGCGGCGCGGGCGCGATCCGGGGCGGCGGGGTGAGCGGCATCCCCGGCCACAACGCGGCCATGGCACTCCTCGGCCGCTGA
- a CDS encoding bleomycin resistance protein, which produces MSGIDFTSVSPVVPVRDLDAALDRYRRLGFAANAYQGPERYGFVERDAVALHLTEWAEHDPLRTGSVVYLYVTDADAVYAEWTAAGVDGRFSAPADTPYGLREFAYVDTDGTAHRVGSPAPA; this is translated from the coding sequence ATGTCAGGAATCGACTTCACCAGCGTCTCCCCCGTCGTCCCCGTTCGGGACCTCGACGCCGCCCTGGACCGGTACCGGCGGCTGGGCTTCGCGGCCAACGCCTACCAGGGCCCGGAGCGCTACGGCTTCGTCGAGCGGGACGCGGTCGCGCTCCACCTCACCGAATGGGCGGAGCACGACCCGCTCCGCACCGGCTCGGTGGTCTACCTCTATGTGACCGACGCGGACGCCGTGTACGCCGAGTGGACCGCCGCCGGCGTCGACGGGCGTTTCTCCGCACCCGCCGACACCCCCTACGGCCTGCGGGAGTTCGCCTACGTCGACACCGACGGCACGGCCCATCGGGTCGGTTCGCCCGCACCCGCCTGA
- a CDS encoding TetR/AcrR family transcriptional regulator: protein MPARGPYRKGEAKRAEILRTALEVFANEGYPGTSLSKVAARCNLSLPGLLHYFASKEDLLTEVLRASDRAALARFPDHWITEHAVEAMRADGGTPGLVALFLAMAASAGDPDHPAHSFFPPRYERLREAARRHLRAGQEAGEVRSDLSAEQLATLMIAVADGSQLQWLADPSLDRGEILAAFVRLVRLDRRPADESAGCGP from the coding sequence ATGCCAGCACGCGGGCCCTACCGGAAGGGCGAAGCCAAGCGAGCCGAAATCCTTCGAACAGCGCTTGAGGTGTTCGCCAACGAGGGCTACCCCGGCACCTCGCTGAGCAAGGTGGCCGCCCGCTGCAACCTGAGCCTGCCGGGCCTGCTCCACTACTTCGCCTCCAAGGAGGACCTCCTCACCGAGGTGCTCAGAGCCAGCGACCGGGCCGCGCTCGCCCGCTTCCCCGACCACTGGATCACCGAGCACGCGGTCGAGGCGATGCGCGCCGACGGCGGTACGCCCGGCCTGGTCGCGCTGTTCCTCGCGATGGCCGCGAGCGCGGGCGACCCCGACCACCCCGCCCACTCCTTCTTCCCGCCGCGCTACGAGCGGCTGCGCGAGGCGGCCCGCCGCCATCTGCGGGCCGGCCAGGAGGCGGGCGAGGTCCGCTCCGACCTCTCGGCCGAGCAGTTGGCGACGCTGATGATCGCGGTGGCGGACGGCTCACAGCTGCAGTGGCTCGCCGACCCCTCCCTCGACAGGGGCGAGATCCTCGCCGCGTTCGTCCGCCTCGTCCGCCTCGACCGCCGCCCCGCCGACGAGAGCGCGGGGTGCGGGCCCTAG
- a CDS encoding baeRF2 domain-containing protein has product MELDLLRPLYAGEATVASVHLDTSREDQDADKRLEVTWRELRGVLGEKGVDAETLAVLDEAVGGSPHVVGPQGESLFAAEGRLLGAFTLSVPPAASRVALGAVADPLDTVLDLDHQEPYVVVALDRAGGDIDAYPAGAFDPATSRTYDGSTLHLTRVRAGGNSMASYHRRAKNVWSENAAGVAAEIAEAAEEVGARLVLVGGDPKAVGVLRLAFERVSLPVRMVEVAGGRGGGDAESSLRASVDRALAEESRASHLRAMDEYRQALGQGLAVQGITQVCEAFARGGVSALMLSADRDLDPLLWGTFADPRMVGTAREALGEHAEDAFTAPAADLLLRAAVLTGATFGELLPDAADGAAAVAQDGCAAILRYAG; this is encoded by the coding sequence ATGGAACTCGACCTGCTGCGGCCGCTGTACGCCGGGGAGGCCACGGTGGCATCGGTGCATCTGGACACCAGTCGGGAGGACCAGGACGCCGACAAGCGCCTGGAGGTGACCTGGCGTGAGCTGCGCGGTGTCCTGGGGGAGAAGGGGGTGGACGCGGAGACGCTGGCCGTCCTCGACGAGGCGGTCGGCGGCTCCCCGCACGTGGTGGGGCCGCAGGGCGAGTCGCTGTTCGCCGCCGAGGGCAGGCTGCTGGGCGCGTTCACCCTCTCCGTCCCGCCGGCCGCCAGCCGGGTCGCCCTCGGCGCGGTGGCGGACCCGCTGGACACCGTCCTCGACCTCGACCACCAGGAGCCCTACGTCGTGGTGGCGCTGGACCGCGCGGGCGGGGACATCGACGCCTATCCGGCGGGCGCCTTCGACCCGGCCACCAGCCGTACCTACGACGGGAGCACCCTGCATCTCACCCGGGTGCGGGCCGGGGGCAACTCGATGGCCTCCTACCACCGCCGGGCCAAGAACGTCTGGAGCGAGAACGCGGCCGGTGTCGCGGCCGAGATCGCCGAGGCGGCGGAGGAGGTCGGCGCGCGACTGGTCCTCGTCGGCGGCGACCCCAAGGCCGTGGGCGTCCTCCGCCTCGCCTTCGAGCGGGTCTCCCTCCCGGTGCGGATGGTGGAGGTGGCCGGCGGGCGGGGCGGCGGCGACGCCGAGTCCTCGCTGCGGGCGTCGGTGGACCGGGCGCTGGCCGAGGAGTCCCGGGCGAGCCATCTGCGCGCGATGGACGAGTACCGCCAGGCGCTCGGGCAGGGGCTGGCCGTTCAGGGCATCACCCAGGTCTGCGAGGCCTTCGCGCGGGGCGGGGTGAGCGCGCTGATGCTCAGCGCGGATCGCGACCTGGACCCGCTGCTGTGGGGCACCTTCGCGGACCCGCGGATGGTGGGCACCGCCCGCGAGGCGCTGGGGGAGCACGCCGAGGACGCCTTCACCGCGCCCGCCGCCGATCTCCTGCTGCGGGCCGCGGTGCTCACCGGTGCCACCTTCGGCGAACTCCTGCCGGACGCCGCTGACGGCGCCGCCGCTGTGGCCCAGGACGGCTGTGCGGCCATCCTCCGGTACGCCGGCTGA